In Triticum urartu cultivar G1812 chromosome 6, Tu2.1, whole genome shotgun sequence, the following proteins share a genomic window:
- the LOC125514387 gene encoding uncharacterized protein LOC125514387, translated as MFHMSAQLLEDLQISKIVKALWGRGGRAVRCVSAVAGRTVQAGWARRHTADRDQELCSLSVICVNTLLEIDFFAIAKKGARYMASFQISSCKYLRCFGPCHGRMNTK; from the exons ATGTTTCATATGTCAGCACAACTACTGGAGGATTTGCAG ATATCCAAGATAGTTAAAGCATTGTGGGGACGAGGAGGCCGAGCAGTCCGTTGTGTCTCCGCCGTCGCCGGCCGCACCG TTCAGGCTGGATGGGCAAGACGACATACTGCAGACCGGGACCAAG AGTTATGTTCATTATCAGTGATATGTGTTAATACTCTCCTAGAGATTGATTTTTTTGCGATCGCAAAAAAAGGAGCCAGATACATGGCGAGCTTCCAAATATCAAGTTGCAAGTACCTTCGTTGCTTTGGACCTTGCCATGGAAGGATGAACACTAAATGA